A single Aggregatilinea lenta DNA region contains:
- a CDS encoding M42 family metallopeptidase → MEALIKRLAEAWGPSGYEHHVRDLIRAEVEPLADELWVDPLGNLICRIGQGDLRIMTAAHMDEIGLIVGHLDRQGYVRFSAIGGLFPAMLFGARVRFENGVTGTIGVENQFSKRHAVYNVNDFFVDVSTSTDANAEVRVGDPAGFVGEVVTRGERIIGKSLDDRIGCAIQIEAMRRIKETGTPHSVYFAFTVQEEVGSRGAQTAAYAIEPHLGIALDVTGAGDPPNGERIGIHLGKGVAIKTRDTGLIVPAAIRDLFVTRAEEAGIPYQLEVLEGGSTDGRVIQLARAGVPTGALSVPLRYVHTPSETADRGDVQATLDLLVAILTGPVELGEE, encoded by the coding sequence GTGGAAGCCTTAATCAAGCGCCTCGCCGAAGCCTGGGGCCCCTCCGGCTACGAGCACCACGTCCGCGACCTGATCCGCGCCGAAGTCGAGCCGCTGGCCGACGAGCTGTGGGTCGATCCACTGGGCAACCTGATCTGCCGCATCGGGCAGGGCGACCTGCGCATCATGACCGCCGCGCACATGGACGAGATCGGCCTGATCGTCGGGCACCTGGATCGCCAGGGCTACGTGCGCTTCAGCGCCATCGGTGGGCTGTTCCCGGCGATGTTGTTCGGGGCGCGCGTGCGTTTCGAAAACGGCGTGACCGGCACGATCGGCGTGGAGAACCAGTTCAGCAAGCGGCACGCGGTCTATAACGTCAACGACTTTTTCGTAGACGTGAGCACCAGTACGGACGCCAACGCCGAGGTGCGCGTGGGCGACCCGGCGGGCTTCGTGGGCGAGGTCGTCACGCGCGGCGAGCGCATCATCGGCAAGAGCCTGGACGACCGCATCGGCTGCGCGATCCAGATCGAAGCCATGCGGCGCATCAAGGAAACGGGCACGCCGCACAGCGTCTACTTCGCGTTTACCGTGCAGGAAGAAGTCGGCTCGCGCGGGGCGCAAACCGCCGCCTACGCCATCGAGCCGCACCTGGGCATCGCGCTCGACGTGACCGGCGCGGGCGATCCACCCAACGGCGAGCGGATCGGGATTCACCTGGGCAAGGGCGTGGCGATCAAAACGCGCGACACGGGGCTGATCGTCCCGGCAGCCATCCGCGACCTGTTCGTGACGCGCGCGGAAGAAGCGGGCATTCCCTACCAGTTGGAAGTGCTCGAAGGCGGCAGCACCGATGGCCGCGTGATCCAGCTCGCACGGGCGGGCGTGCCGACCGGCGCGCTGTCGGTCCCGCTGCGCTACGTGCACACGCCGAGCGAGACGGCGGACCGGGGCGACGTGCAGGCGACGCTCGATCTGCTGGTAGCGATCCTCACCGGCCCGGTGGAGCTGGGCGAGGAATAG
- a CDS encoding M42 family metallopeptidase, with amino-acid sequence MILRELSEAIGLSGAEDDVRALIVSHICDHVDDLQVDTIGNLLAVRRGTGQSNLRIMAAAHMDEVGMIVMGVDGDGFLRFDQIGGLDDRILPGLRVLVGPDRIPGVVGWKPIHLSTDDNTVPKKRLRIDIGATSKASAEAAVKPGDHIAFDSPFVELGPTVRGKAFDDRAGCASLIALIQGERFPFDLYVAFTVQEEVGTRGAQIAAQRFEPDAAFVLETTACHDLPQDPNEPDQTTITRLGGGPAITVMDHSMVSDPRLVRHLTRVAEAEGIPHQFRSPLHAGGTDAGIIHLTGIGVPSVVVANPCRYIHGPNSIMNLADFENQSRLLRAAWMALTPAVLER; translated from the coding sequence ATGATCCTGCGCGAGCTTTCGGAAGCCATCGGCCTGTCGGGCGCAGAGGATGACGTGCGTGCGCTGATCGTCAGCCACATCTGCGACCATGTGGACGACCTCCAGGTAGACACCATCGGGAACTTGCTCGCCGTGCGGCGCGGCACCGGCCAGAGCAATCTGCGCATCATGGCAGCGGCGCACATGGACGAAGTGGGTATGATCGTCATGGGCGTGGACGGTGACGGGTTCCTCCGCTTCGACCAGATCGGCGGGCTGGACGACCGCATCCTGCCCGGCCTGCGCGTGCTGGTCGGCCCGGACCGCATCCCCGGCGTGGTGGGCTGGAAGCCGATCCACCTGAGCACGGACGATAACACCGTGCCTAAGAAGCGCCTACGGATCGACATCGGCGCGACGAGCAAAGCCTCGGCGGAGGCGGCGGTCAAACCCGGCGATCATATCGCGTTCGACAGCCCGTTCGTGGAACTCGGCCCGACGGTGCGCGGGAAAGCCTTCGACGACCGCGCCGGGTGCGCCTCGCTGATCGCGCTGATCCAGGGCGAGCGCTTCCCGTTCGACCTGTACGTAGCCTTCACCGTGCAGGAGGAAGTGGGCACGCGCGGCGCGCAGATCGCGGCGCAGCGCTTCGAGCCGGACGCGGCCTTCGTGCTGGAAACGACCGCCTGCCACGACCTGCCCCAGGACCCAAACGAGCCAGATCAGACGACCATCACCCGTCTGGGTGGCGGCCCCGCGATCACGGTTATGGACCACTCGATGGTCAGCGATCCGCGTCTGGTGCGCCATCTGACGCGCGTCGCGGAGGCAGAAGGGATCCCGCACCAGTTCCGCTCGCCGCTGCACGCGGGCGGCACGGACGCCGGGATCATTCACCTCACCGGGATCGGCGTGCCGAGCGTCGTCGTCGCCAACCCGTGCCGCTACATTCACGGCCCGAACTCGATCATGAATCTGGCCGATTTCGAAAACCAAAGCCGCCTGCTGCGCGCCGCATGGATGGCGCTGACACCCGCTGTACTGGAAAGGTAA
- a CDS encoding M20/M25/M40 family metallo-hydrolase, whose product MPLELKSFVKQLSEIPAPSGHEAPARTAIRAAWAGLVDRFETDGLGSLIAVKHGTGDDPRRRIMLCAHMDEIGLIAAEINDGFIRADKLGGIDTRVLLSQPVLVHGRRVLQGVFGAAPPHMARSRKTYPELADLWIDVGLPADEVAALVRVGDIITFDAPATDLKGRRIAGKSLDNRASIAALTLCLDELSRRAHRWDVVAVASVQEEVHLLGAMTSAYRVAPDLAIAIDTTFGMQPGVGDDEGFALGGGPTLGLGPNFHPRLFDGLRKTARTHEIKLQTEVLPSNSGTDAWMIQVSRTGVPTALLSIPIRNMHTPSEVVDLRDIERTGRLMAAFITEIGPDFLDEISLELAGCADDEGDDDE is encoded by the coding sequence CGTCCGGTCACGAAGCGCCCGCACGCACCGCGATCCGCGCGGCGTGGGCCGGGCTGGTCGACCGCTTCGAGACGGACGGCCTGGGCAGCCTGATCGCCGTCAAGCACGGCACGGGCGACGATCCGCGCCGCCGGATCATGCTCTGCGCCCACATGGACGAGATCGGCCTGATCGCCGCCGAGATCAACGACGGCTTCATCCGCGCCGACAAGCTGGGCGGGATCGATACGCGCGTGCTGCTCAGCCAGCCGGTGCTGGTTCACGGACGGCGCGTGCTGCAGGGCGTCTTCGGGGCCGCGCCGCCCCATATGGCGCGCAGCCGGAAGACATACCCGGAGCTGGCAGACCTATGGATCGACGTGGGCCTGCCCGCGGACGAGGTCGCCGCGCTGGTGCGCGTGGGGGACATCATCACCTTCGACGCGCCCGCCACCGACCTCAAGGGCCGCCGCATCGCGGGCAAGTCGCTCGACAACCGCGCGTCCATCGCCGCGCTGACGCTGTGCCTGGACGAGCTGTCGCGCCGCGCGCACCGCTGGGACGTGGTCGCGGTGGCATCCGTGCAGGAGGAAGTGCACCTGCTGGGCGCGATGACCTCCGCCTACCGCGTCGCGCCCGATCTCGCCATCGCCATCGACACGACCTTTGGCATGCAGCCGGGCGTCGGCGACGACGAGGGCTTCGCGCTGGGGGGCGGTCCGACTCTGGGCCTGGGGCCGAACTTCCACCCGCGCCTATTCGACGGGCTGCGCAAGACCGCCCGCACCCACGAGATCAAGCTGCAAACCGAGGTGCTGCCTTCTAACAGCGGCACCGACGCCTGGATGATCCAGGTCAGCCGGACGGGCGTGCCCACCGCGCTGCTCAGTATTCCAATTCGCAACATGCACACGCCGTCCGAAGTCGTGGACCTGCGCGACATCGAGCGTACCGGGCGGCTGATGGCTGCGTTCATCACGGAGATCGGGCCGGACTTTCTGGACGAGATCTCGCTGGAACTGGCGGGCTGTGCCGACGACGAAGGGGACGACGACGAATGA
- a CDS encoding class I SAM-dependent methyltransferase, translating into MTPNNRGQITRSAADIYEEFFIPALFQAWAARVAEAAHLQPGQRVLDVACGTGVLAREAADRVGPGGSVVGLDVNEGMLAVAEAKAPQIEWWHGQAEALPFDDASFDAVVSQFGLMFFEDRVQAIREMLRVLKPGGTLAIAVWDTLDNTPGYATMVNLLAQLFGDRIADGLRSPYILGDLAALRSLLAEAGVPHAAIDTQMGTARFPSIASWVYTDIKGWVLSDALTDADITRLLAEAQGALAPFVTDGGSVAFAAPAHIITVEAG; encoded by the coding sequence ATGACCCCCAACAATCGCGGACAGATCACCCGCAGCGCGGCGGATATCTACGAGGAGTTTTTCATTCCCGCCCTGTTCCAGGCATGGGCCGCGCGTGTGGCGGAAGCGGCGCACCTCCAGCCCGGCCAGCGCGTGTTGGACGTGGCCTGCGGAACCGGCGTTCTGGCCCGCGAGGCGGCGGATCGTGTTGGGCCGGGCGGGTCGGTGGTCGGGCTGGACGTGAACGAGGGCATGCTGGCCGTGGCCGAAGCGAAAGCGCCGCAGATCGAGTGGTGGCACGGGCAGGCGGAAGCGCTGCCTTTCGACGACGCGAGTTTCGACGCAGTGGTGAGCCAGTTTGGTTTGATGTTTTTCGAGGACCGCGTCCAGGCGATTCGCGAGATGCTGCGCGTGCTGAAGCCGGGTGGCACGCTGGCGATCGCGGTATGGGACACGCTCGACAATACGCCTGGCTACGCCACGATGGTCAACCTGTTGGCGCAGTTGTTCGGGGATAGGATCGCGGATGGCCTGCGGTCGCCGTACATACTGGGTGACCTGGCGGCGCTGCGATCGCTGCTGGCCGAGGCGGGCGTCCCGCATGCAGCGATCGACACGCAGATGGGCACCGCGCGCTTTCCCTCGATTGCGTCGTGGGTCTACACCGACATCAAGGGCTGGGTGCTGTCCGACGCACTGACCGATGCGGACATCACGCGGCTGCTGGCTGAGGCGCAGGGAGCGCTCGCGCCCTTCGTCACCGACGGCGGCAGCGTCGCGTTTGCGGCTCCGGCGCACATCATCACGGTCGAGGCGGGGTAG